From the Anguilla anguilla isolate fAngAng1 chromosome 6, fAngAng1.pri, whole genome shotgun sequence genome, one window contains:
- the LOC118230812 gene encoding structural maintenance of chromosomes protein 6-like — protein sequence MSKRKHRSSDESNHKRARSEQVEDDAEDEEEMVGPSQATLTTATSVKTCGEVGLVESISLKNFMCHSLLAPFCFGDNVNFVSGNNGSGKSAILTALIVGLGGKATTTNRGSSVKGFVKEGESSADVCIKLRNRGQDAYKPEVFGPSINVELRISSEGLRTYKLKSKTGQVVSTKKEELVSILDHFNIQVDNPVSILTQEMSKHFLHSKGEGDKYKFFMKATQLEQMKEDYTYIMKTKTVTKNTIEKHEECLEVLKRKFLEKEDKYKSLASLDEMHAKLQELKHQMAWALVAEMKKEVKPLRERITGEEKGTIKYDQRVEEWKAKVVEAEQKYKQIHDQLESISERVQQLQPQCIELKSQAQECSKAYKAAETSVHRIKTNLRDLEKDKEQLTKRISELKHSISQSRAADTQERVERISRLQAELEALNHQDSTLNQQIDQFQQVVARSREELARIEREKQELSRSMEVKRRALNSMQASRTNRIRRFGDQMPNLLAAIDEAYGRGQFKKKPVGPLGYCIRLNDPELAMAVESCLKGLMMAFCCDNYRDERTLQGLMSQHYNNLKRPQIIVSEFSNAMYNISEKAVQHPEYPTVLQALEVRDPVVANCLIDMRGIETILLIKNNRDARQVMQQGQPPRNCREAFTMDGDQVYANRYYSSDHQRAHLLSRDVEEEIRHLETELANETTQVEHFRRQVQVVQGDIQQNNALLKRAHEERKRAQEKSRKLRLEIGDLQNVEEPQSEDLRPLEEELQEICEKIVVARGESEAARQRASQLKKALEEAETKYRQHKDSISSITEEADPIKDELSKSDQEVEKSKHHKRHYEEKRRAHIDGIQKQKADLNTKERELMEAIEKATAICPELEVRRTAKSLDNEISRLRQKISTQQNQHGDRDEILRQYQEALENYKNVALQVKNLKKFTELLSKIMNDRHRVYTELRMYLSVRCKYYFDSMLSQRGYTGKMTFDHKNETLAISVQPGEGDKAALNDMRSLSGGERSFSTVCFVLSLWAIAEAPFRCLDEFDVYMDMVNRKISLDMMLRIATNQPFRQFIFLTPQNTSSLPRSSLIRTRRLKDPDRTQTVLPFGQGNREEAEG from the exons ATGTCTAAAAGGAAACATAGGTCCTCAGATGAGAGTAATCACAAAAGAGCCAGGTCTGAACAAGTGGAGGATGATgcagaggatgaggaggaaatgGTTGGACCAAGTCAAGCCACCCTCACGACAGCCACTTCAGTAAAG ACCTGTGGGGAAGTGGGGTTAGTTGAAAGCATTTCCCTGAAAAACTTCATGTGTCACTCTTTGCTGGCGCCTTTTTGTTTTGGAGACAATGTCAATTTTGTCAGTGGAAACAATGGAA GTGGAAAGAGTGCAATTCTCACAGCTCTCATCGTTGGACTGGGAggaaaagcaacaacaacaaataggGGTTCCTCTGTGAAAGGTTTTGTGAAGGAAGGAGAAAG CTCAGCAGATGTCTGCATTAAATTACGCAACCGAGGGCAAGATGCGTATAAGCCTGAGGTGTTTGGCCCATCCATTAACGTGGAGCTCAGGATTTCCAGTGAAGGGCTGCGAACGTATAAGCTTAAGAGCAAAACAG GCCAGGTTGTGTCCACGAAAAAGGAGGAGCTTGTTTCAATTCTTGATCACTTCAATATTCAG GTGGATAATCCAGTGTCCATATTGACTCAAGAAATGAGTAAGCATTTTTTGCACTCTAAAGGAGAAGGAGATAAATACAAG tTCTTCATGAAAGCAACGCAGCTGGAGCAAATGAAAGAAGATTACACCTACATTATGAAGACAAAGACTGTCACCAAGAATACAATTGAGAAGCATGAAGAG TGCTTGGAAGTCTTGAAACGGAAGTTTCTGGAAAAAGAAGACAAGTACAAAAGTCTGGCTTCCCTGGATGAGATGCATGCCAAACTACAGGAACTGAAACACCAGATGGCATGGGCTTTG gtggctgaaatgaaaaaagaagtgAAACCACTGAGGGAGCGAATCACTGGAGAAGAGAAGGGTACCATCAAATATGACCAGAGAGTAGAGGAGTGGAAG GCTAAAGTGGTGGAGGCAGAGCAGAAGTACAAGCAGATCCATGATCAGCTGGAGAGCATCTCTGAGcgtgtgcagcagctgcagccacAGTGCATAGAGCTTAAGAGCCAGGCACAGGAGTGTAGCAAAGCATACAAAGCAGCTGAG ACCAGTGTCCATCGCATCAAGACCAATTTAAGAGACCTGGAGAAGGACAAAGAACAGCTCACAAAGCGGATCAGTGAACTCaagcacag TATCAGCCAGTCCAGGGCCGCAGACACCCAGGAGCGGGTGGAGAGGATCAGCAGGCTGCAGGCGGAGCTGGAGGCTCTGAACCACCAGGACTCCACCCTCAACCAGCAAATCGACCAGTTCCAGCAGGTGGTGGCCAGAAGCCGAGAGGAGCTTGCCAGGATTGA GCGGGAAAAGCAGGAACTGTCCAGGTCCATGGAGGTCAAGCGGCGAGCGTTGAATAGCATGCAGGCTAGTAGGACCAACCGAATCAGGCGCTTCGGAGACCAAATGCCCAACCTGCTGGCTGCCATCGATGAGGCCTACGGGAGGGGCCAGTTCAAAAAGAAGCCCGTCGGGCCGCTGG GCTACTGCATCCGCCTGAATGACCCGGAGCTGGCCATGGCTGTGGAGAGCTGTCTAAAGGGACTGATGATGGCCTTCTGCTGCGATAACTACCGTGACGAGAGGACCCTGCAGGGCCTCATGTCCCAGCATTACAACAACCTCAAGAGGCCCCAAATCATCGTCAGTGAATTCTCCAACGCCATGTATAACATCAGTGAGAA AGCTGTCCAACATCCAGAATATCCCACTGTGCTACAGGCTCTAGAAGTCCGAGATCCAGTGGTGGCCAACTGCCTGATTGACATGAGAGGGATTGAAACAATTTTGCTAATTAAg AACAATCGAGACGCCCGTCAGGTGATGCAGCAAGGACAGCCTCCGAGAAACTGCCGAGAGGCGTTTACGATGGATGGAGACCAGGTGTATGCAAACCGCTACTACTCCAGCGACCACCAGAGGGCGCATCTTCTGAGCAGGGATGTGGAGGAAGAGATAAG ACACCTGGAGACTGAGCTCGCGAATGAGACAACTCAGGTGGAGCATTTCCGGCGGCAAGTTCAGGTGGTGCAGGGCGATATCCAGCAGAACAATGCCTTGCTGAAGAGAGCGCacgaggagaggaagagggcgcAG GAAAAGTCCCGCAAACTCCGGCTGGAAATCGGTGATCTCCAGAACGTGGAAGAACCTCAGTCTGAAGACCTCAGACCTCTT gaggaggagctgcaaGAGATCTGCGAGAAGATTGTTGTGGCTCGGGGGGAGAGCGAAGCTGCCCGGCAGCGGGCGAGCCAGCTGAAGAAAGCCTTGGAGGAGGCGGAGACGAAATACCGGCAGCACAAAGacagcatcagcagcatcaCTGAAGAAGCTGACCCCATCAAG GATGAGCTGAGTAAAAGTGACCAAGAAGTGGAGAAAAGCAAACATCACAAAAGGCACTACGAGGAGAAACGCAGGGCCCACATTGACGGGATTCAGAAGCAGAAAGCCGACCTGAAcaccaaagagagagagctcatg GAGGCCATTGAGAAAGCCACAGCAATCTGCCCTGAGCTGGAGGTAAGGAGAACGGCAAAGAGTCTGGACAATGAGATCAGCCGCCTGAGACAGAAGATCAGCACGCAGCAGAATCAGCATGGAGACCGGGACGAGATCCTCAG GCAGTACCAGGAGGCTCTGGAGAACTACAAGAACGTTGCATTGCAGGTTAAGAATCTGAAGAAGTTCACCGAACTCCTGAGCAAGATCATGAACGACCGACACAGAGTGTATACAGAGTTGAGAAT GTACCTTTCCGTGCGCTGCAAGTACTACTTCGACTCTATGCTGTCACAGCGCGGGTACACTGGGAAAATGACCTTCGACCACAAGAACGAGACTCTGGCCATCTCA GTGCAGCCAGGAGAGGGCGACAAAGCAGCCCTTAATGACATGCGATCTCTGTCAGGGGGGGAGCGCTCGTTCTCCAccgtgtgttttgtgttgtcgCTCTGGGCCATTGCCGAGGCCCCCTTCCGATGTCTGGACGAGTTTGACGTCTACATG GATATGGTCAACCGGAAAATATCCCTCGACATGATGCTTAGGATCGCCACTAACCAACCTTTCCGACAGTTCATTTTCCTCACCCCTCAGAACACGAG CTCCCTCCCACGCAGCAGCCTGATCCGGACTCGTCGGCTGAAGGATCCAGACCGCACCCAGACTGTGCTGCCCTTCGGCCAAGGGAACCGAGAGGAGGCGGAGGGATGA